A single genomic interval of Penaeus chinensis breed Huanghai No. 1 chromosome 23, ASM1920278v2, whole genome shotgun sequence harbors:
- the LOC125037507 gene encoding cardioactive peptide-like, translated as MSTMNWCGRAGVIAAASLLLLLLAAHSHAGPVAKRDIADLLDGKDKRPFCNAFTGCGKKRSEPKIEPLTSGAELDALAKHVVAEAKLWEQLQNKMEVMRSLAARMEDHPIFRRKRSPALAHGPQAAAPSQNQQIDTDKQ; from the exons ATGTCAACCATGAACtggtgcgggcgtgcgggcgtgattGCCGCTGCTTCTCTCCTCCTGCTGTTGTTGGCCGCCCATTCCCATGCCGGACCCGTTGCCAAGAGg GACATCGCTGATTTGCTCGATGGAAAGGACAAACGCCCCTTCTGCAATGCATTCACCG gaTGTGGAAAGAAGAGGTCCGAGCCCAAAATCGAACCGCTGACCTCGGGCGCGGAACTCGACGCCCTCGCCAAGCACGTCGTCGCCGAAGCCAAGCTGTGGGAACAACTCCAGAACAAG ATGGAGGTCATGCGCTCTCTGGCCGCCCGCATGGAGGACCACCCGATCTTCAGGAGGAAAAGGTCCCCCGCCCTCGCCCACGGCCCTCAGGCTGCCGCGCCCTCCCAAAACCAGCAG aTTGATACTGACAAGCAGTGA